The Streptomyces sp. NBC_01463 DNA window GACCGAGCACTACGTTTTCCCGGAGATAGCCGAGCAGCTCGCCGGCCTGCTGAAACGACGCCTCACGGAGGGCGCCTACGACGTCGGCGACGCCGGGGAACTCGCTCCTCTGGTCACCGCGGACCTGCAGTCCCTCAACGGCGACCGGCACCTGAGGCTGAAGCACCACGCCGACCCGGTGCCCCCGAAGCAGGGAGCGGCCACGCTGGACGCGATGCGGCGCGACTTCGACGCCTCGCTGGGCGGTGCGCCCCGGGTGGAACTGCTCGAAGGAGGCGTCGCCGTGGTGGAGCTGGCACCGATGCTGTTTCCGCTGGAGTGGGCCGCGGAGCCGCTGAGCGCCGCCCTCACCGTGGCCTCCCGCGCCCAGGCGCTGATCGTGGACCTTCGCGGCAACCGGGGCGGCGACCCGGACACGGTCGCCTTCGTGTGCAGCTACCTCCTGGACGAGCGCACCCACCTCAACTCCATGTACTGGCGCGCGGGCGAGCGCAGCGAGCAGTCCTGGAGCCTGCCGTACGTCCCCGGCGCGCGCTTCGGCGGCAGCAAGCCCTTGTACGTGCTGTCCGGCACCAGCACGTTCTCCGCCGCCGAAGAGCTGGCGTACGACCTCCAGCAGCTCGGCCGCGCCGTGGTCGTCGGCGAGCGCACCCGCGGCGGCGCGCATCCCTGCCAGGGCTGGACCGTGCACCCGCACCTGGAAGCCACCGTCCCGGTCGGCCGTGCCATCAACCCGGTCTCCGGCACGAACTGGGAGGGCACCGGTGTGCAGCCGGACGTCCCGTGCGCCGCCGATGACTCCCTCGACCACGCACACGCGATGGCCCTCGCCCGGCTGGCAGGCTGACCCGCGCACACCTTCGACGGTCCCCTTCACACGGGGAGACGGCGCTTGCGGCGCACGTCCGGCCGCGTCGTTTCATTCGTATGAAGAATCTGCCGCCGTGCGCCGCCCGTCGGGGACCGCGGGCGCAGCCCTCGGTCCCCGGTGATCAGGGCTGTCCGCCGCGCTCCAGCGGGATCCTCTCCCCGGCCTCGACCGCCACCGGCAGCCGGTTCTCCGCGGGCGGCAGCGGGCAGGTCGCCAGGTCCGTGTAGGCGCAGGGCAGGTTCGCGGCCCGGTTGAAGTCGAGGCCCACCCTGCCCTCCCCGTCAGGGGCTGCGACCTGCAGGGACCGGTTCGCCGCGTACGTGGTCACACCCGAGGTCCGGTCCGTGAACAGCACCGAAAGGCTGCCGGGATCCCTGCCGTTGAACGCGGTGAGCCGGTGCACCGCACCGCCCAGTGCGAACTCGATCCGGCCGGGGGAGTCGTAGACGTGCTCCAGGCCCTCGACCGCCGCGCCGACGGTCACCTGGCGTGGTTCGTCGAAGGGGACGAAGTGTCCGGTGACGAGCCAGCGGGGGTCGGGGGCGTAGACGGGGGTGCGGGTGAAGGCGGTGCGCAGTGCGTTCCCGGGGTGGCGGGGCCGCAGGATGTCGTGCCCGCCGCGCTTGGCGACCTCGATGACCGCGTCACCGAAGCCGGCGTTCACGCCGGTGCGCTCGGCGAGGACGCCGAATTCGTACCGGCCGCGGACCGCTGTGCCGTCGACGGTCAGCTCCTCGCCCTCCGCCAGGTCGACCACCACCCCGTCCGCCGAGGTCGACCAGACTCCGGGGGCGTCATCGAAGCGGGTCGGTTCGCTGCTCAGCCAGTGCAGGCTCGTGATCGCGAGGAACCCGTGCGGTGCGGCGAGTACCGCCTCGTGGGCGCGGTGCCACTGCTCCCATTCTTGGACGAAACTCACCCGGTCGATGTCCTGGACGGTCATGTCCACTCCTCGGTGTGCGCTCATGGGCCGGGCCCGACTGCCCGGCCGGCGTACTGCCGCATCATGCAACTCCCCGGGGCCCGCGCCCCATTCCCGGATCGGTCACCGGATCCTGACCGGTCCTCTGGCACGGCATTGTTCAACGCGAGCCGAACGGCTAACGTGAGCCGAAATCACTGGCATCAGCAGCAGATCCCGAGCTGCTGACCGGGCCGAGGGATGCGAGGTGACCGGCATGCAGACGCGAGCGACCGACGAGCGCGACGGCGCCGTGCCGCACCACGGCGGGTCCTTCGAGCTGCGAGTGGCCCGGCGCCATGTCGACCTCCTCCGCGTGAGCAGCGCGCTGTGTCCGAGGACCTCCACCGGCCGCTGACCGCGCCCCGGCCGTCTCCGTTTCCGCCGTCGAACGTGGAGACCTGAACGCGCCTCACGCGTCCCGCCACGCCATCCACCCTCGCACCCACCCGGCTTGACGCCTGTCGCGACGCCCGTGGTCCACGACTGCCGCGTCCGGCTTGGCGGGCCTGCCGGGGTGTGGGTGTGTGCGTGCCGCACTGGTCCCGGACGGCGCGGCCGCCGCGTCCCAACGCGCTGATCGCGCCATTCACTCCGGCTTCCAGGCCATCGGGCGCCACCGCCGTCCCACGCCTGCTCACGTCCCACTCGCGCCCACGTCCCGTAGACGCCTTGCTGAACCGACTTCAACCGGAGGCAGTTCCATGTCTGACCACGCGGCCGGCCGTCCCGGCCTGCACCTCGCCCTCGAGGTGGACGGCGACGGCACCCACCCTGCCGCCTGGCGCCACTCGGGGCGTCCACCCGGAGCGATCCTGGCTCCCCGGGCCCTGCGGGACGTGGTCGCCGCAGCCCAGGAGGCGGGCTTCGCCCTCGCCACCTTCGACGACTCGCCACTCCCGCCCGCTACGGGTCCGGGTGCGGCCGGACGGGTGGAGGCCGGAACCCGGGCGGCGTACGTCTCGCAGCTGACCGACCGCATCGGGCTCGCCCCCACCCTCCACGTCACCACCACGGAACCGTTCCACCTGGCCACGCAACTGGCCAGTCTCGATCACGCCTCGCGCGGCCGGGCCGCCTGGCTGGTCGGTGCGGCGGCCGGCGCGGACGACCTCGCCACCGTCGGGGGAGAGGCGCTTCCCGCCGCCGCGCAGCTCCGTGAGACCGCCGACGTCGTCGACACCGCCCGCGCCCTGTGGGACTCGTGGGAGGACGACGCGGTCATCAAGGACGTCGCGACCGGCCGGTTCCTGGACGCGGACCGGGTGCACCACATCGACTTCGAGGGCGCCTCCTTCACCGTCAAGGGCCCCCTGATCACGCCGCGTCCACCGCAGGGCCAGATCGTCGTCCTGGTCCCGGACGCACTGGACGCCGACGCGCGCGCCGACGTGGTCCTGGTCGGGCGCCCCGACGCCGCCGCATTGGCGGCCCGCGCGGCGGAGGCCAGGGCGGCGGGCGCGCCGCTGGTGTTCGCCGAGGTGGAGGTGGTCCTCGACGCGGACACACCCGCCACCGACCGGCTCGCCGCGTTGAACGAAGCGGCGGACTGGCCCGAGTCCGGACGGCTGCGCCATGTCGGCTCCGCCGAGGCACTGGTGCAACTGCTCCGCGAACTCGCCGAATCGGTCGACGGTGTCAGGCTGCACCCCGCCGTACTCGCCGTTGACCTGCCGGTCCTGACCGAACATGTGCTGCCGGCCCTGGCCGCCGCCGGACTGCATCGCGCACCCCGGCCCGGCAACACCCTGCGCGAAACGCTCGGTCTTCCCCGTCCCGCCAACCGGTTCGCCGCCGCGGCGGCCGCGAGCTCCTGAGGTGAGTGCCATGAACGAACGCAACCCCGAAGCCCACGTTCACCTCGGTGTGTTCTTCACCGGCGTCGGTCCCCAGCTGATCTGGTCCGACCCGGACGCGCCTTCGCACACGGCGATCGAGACCTTCGTCGAGATCGCCCAGACGCTCGAACGCGGCCTGTTCGACGCGTTCTTCCTCGGCGAGGGGCTCCGGGTACGGGAGAACCGCGGCCGGGTCTTCGACCTGGACGTCGCCGGCCGCCCCGACGCGATCACCCAGCTGTCCGCGCTCGCCGCGGTGACCGAGCGGATCGGTCTCGTGGCGACGCAGAACACCACCTACAACTACCCGGCCGACCTGGCCCGCAGGCTGGCGAGCCTCGACCTGCTGTCCGAGGGGCGGGCCGGATGGAACATCGTCACCACCGACAACGCCTGGACCGGGGCCAACTTCCGCCACGGCGGCTGGCTGGAGCACGAGCGCCGTTACGAGCGTGCCGGACAGTTCGTCGATGCGGCAAAGGAGCTGTGGGCTTCCTGGGCGCCGGACGCGGTGGCGGCCGACGGGCGGGCCGCAGGATGGGCCGGGCCGGGCGCGATCAGCCCGGTGGAGCGGGACAGCGACCTCGTACGATTCCGCGCCACGGCCACTGTGCCGGGCAGCCGTCAGGGGCGCCCGGTGCTGTTCCAGGCCGGGGACTCGGACGGGGGCCGGGAACTCGCCGCCCGTCACGCCGACGTGGTGTTCTCCGCCAACACCGAGTACGGGAAGGCGGTCGCCTATGCCGCTGACCTGCGCGACCGGCTGGCCCGCCACGGCCGCTCACCGGAGTCGCTGCGGATCCTGCCGGGTGCGAGCCTCGTCCTCGGCGACACCCGGGCGGACGCGGAGGAGAAGGCGCGCTGGGTGCGCGACGAGCAGGTCAACGGCCCGCGGGCCGTCGCGTATCTGGAGCAGTACTGGGGCACCGATCTGTCCGCCTACGATCCGGACGGCCCGCTCCCCGGCATCGAGCCGGTGGAGGGGGAACTCGACCCCTCTCGCGGCACGATCGCGATCGAGCTGCGCAGCGGGAAACTGGCCCTCATCCGGAAGTGGCGAGAGATGGCCGCCGAACGCGGCCTGTCGATCGTCGAGCTGGTGCGTGAGGTGTCCCCGGGCCACCCGACGTTCGTCGGGACCCCCTCGACGATCGCCGACGAATGGGCCCACTACGTGCGCACGCGTGCCGTCGACGGCTTCAACCTGCTCCCGCATCTGCTGCCGGCGTCGATCACGGACATCGTCGACAAGCTCGTCCCGGAGCTCCAGGAGCGGGGCGTGTACCGCACCGCATACAGGGGCACCACCCTGCGGGACCACCTCGACCTGCCCCCGCTGCCCGCCGCCGGCACTGTCTGACGTACCCGGAGACGACGAAACCACCGCGCCTCGCGCCCACAGAAGGGCGCGGGCCACGGTGGTGCCGCCGTCGGTGACATAGGAGGCGCGGGCGGCGCCAGGGTCTTCAGCCGGACATCGCCCGCCGCGGCAACCCGCCTACGTTCCCTCTCAGCGTGCCGGAACCGCCTTACGGCCGAATCCGCGTCGACAGGAAAGAGACCGGCGCCGACGTCACCTATCTCGTTGAGGCCGCCGGCTCAGTGGCCCACCAGCACGGTCGGGTCCGCGTTCTTGACCTTCCTGCGCGGCAGGAAGGCGGCCGGGGCCAGGCAGAAGGCGATCAGGACGGTCGCCACCAGGAACACCGAGGCGAACGCGTCACCCATCTGTGCCTGAATCCCGGAAGGCGTGGTCGCGTCGACGTCCTTGAGGCCGTTGGTGAGGAGCACCGAGAAGAGGGCGGTGCCGATCGAGGCCGCGACCTGCTGGACGATGTTCATCAGCGTCGAGCCGCGGGCGACGTTGTGGTCCGTCAGAGTCGCCAGCGCCGATGCCATGATCGGCATCATCGAGGCACCCATTCCGAGGCCCATCACGAAGAGCGCGGTGATGATGTACGCGTAGGACGTGTCGGAGGCCAGCTGCGTGAACATCCCCATGCCGACCGTGATCACCGCGATGCCGGTCAACACGATCTTGCCGGGGCCGATCCGGTCGGCGAGCATGCCGGCGATCGGCATCGTGATCATCGCCCCCACGCCCTGCGGTGCGAGGAGGAGTCCGGAGTCCAGCGCCGACTCGCCGCGCACCTGCTGGAAGTAGAGCGGGAACAGCAGGCTGGCGCCGAAGAACGCGACGGCGAACAGCGACATCGCGATCACCGAGATGCTCATGTCCCGGTTGAGGAACAGGCGCAGGTCGACCAGCGGGTGAAGGTTGCGCCGGTGCAGGGCCCACGGCACGAACGCGATGATGAGCACCAGCCCTATGCCTGCGGGAACCAGCACCTTGGCGGCCCAGACCGTTCCGGTCTCGGGTATGGACGAGACGCCGTACAGGAAGGTCGCGAGCCCCGGCGAAAGCATCACCATGCCGAGCCAGTCGAAGGTCTCCGACGGCTGCACACGGTCCTTGGGCAGAACGATCGCCGCATAGGCCAGGGCGATCGCACCGATCGGTACGTTGATCAGGAAGATCCAGTGCCACGAGGCGGCGTCGATCAGCCAGCCACCGAGGATGGGACCGAAGATCGGGCCGAGCAGCATCGGGATGCCGAGTACTGCCATCACCCGGCCGACCCGCTCGGGGCCCGCGGCACGCGTCAGGATCGTCATGCCGAGAGGCATCAACATGCCGCCGCCGAGGCCCTGGAGGACGCGGAACGTCACGAGCATCTCGAGCGAGGTGGCGGCAGCGCACAGCGCGGAGCCGGCGGCGAACAGCACGATCGCCAGGAGGTAGAGACGTTTGGTGCCGAACCTGTCGGCCGCCCAGCCGGTGAGCGGGATGACGCTCGCCAGAGCCAGGGTGTAGCCCGTCATCGTCCAGGCCACCTGGGCCGAGGTCGCGTGGAACTCCTTCTGGAACGTCTGCAGTCCGACCGACACCACCGTGATGTCGAGGATCGACATGATCCCGCCCAGCACGATGACGCCGGCCACGAGGAGAACGCTCTTGTCCAGGCGGTCTTGGGAGTCGGCCTTGGGGGGACTGCTCTCGCTTTGTTGTGAAGCGGTCACTTCTCAACCTTTCCAGGGAAAGACAGAACCATCCCGGTCGTCTGGCCCGTCCACGCCCTGGAGCTGCCGGATGGCCGCGACCGTCGTGGAGCCTTGCTCAAACGGGAGACTTCAGCCCTGTTGAGGTCGGAATGCAACCGGGCGCCCCCACCCTCACACCGGACTACATGATGGTTCGGAAAACCGATGAACCTTTATTGAGCAGGACCGTACCACCCGCTGTTCCGCCGGCATGAGGCCGGTAATGGGGTGTGCGCAGGCAGGCACGTCGGAGCCCGGTCGAGGCCTTCCGCTGTGCAGACGGGAGTGGTGACGTCGGTGGGGCGCCGGCTCAGCCGAGCGGGTCGGTGGTGTCGCGCAGGGTGGCCAGGACCGGGGCGTACATGCGGGCCTTGATGGTGCCGAGGGTGTCGCCGGCCTTGTTCACCTGTGCCTGGGCGATCTCGATCGCGGTGGAGCGCACGGCTTCCTCGGTGAGGGCCTGGTCGACGATCCCGGCGGCAGCGGCGTCGGCGCCGCCGTAGCGGTGGGCGGTGAGCATGGCCTTGTGCGCGGTCTGCGGGGCCAGGCGGGACTGGATGAGCGCGGACATGCCGGGAGTGAAGGGGATGTTGATGTCGGCTTCGGGCAGGCACCAGTAGCCGCGGTCGGCGCGCATGACACGGAAGTCGTGGGAGAGGGAGAACATCGCACCGGCGGCGAAGGTGTGCCCCTGCAGCGCGGCGACCGTGACGACCGGCAGCGAGAGCATCCGTGCGAACAGTTCGTGGACGGAGGCGACGTACTCCTGGTGCTGGTCGGCGTGGGCGAACAGCCAGTCCAGGTCGAGCCCGTTGGAGTAGAACTTGCCGGTGGCTGCGGTGACCAGGGCGCGAGGGCCTTCCGCCTTCTCCACCTCGTCGAGCGCGGCGGCGACGGCGGTGAGCCAGTCGGGATGGAAGCGGTTCTCCCCGTCTCCGAGGTCGAGGACGAAGACGTTGTCTTGGCGGTCGAGTGAGGGCATGACGTCTCTTTCGTGACTGGTCAGGTCGGGTCAGGTCAGATCTGGCCTGATGTGAGGTGATCCGGGTCGAGGTCTGCGGGCTACGCCTTGGGTCGGAACGCGGGATCGGTACTCGGGCGGTCATGCAGGGGGTGGAGGAGAGGGTCGTCGATGGGGGAGTGGTGGCAAGCCGGACCCGAGGGGCTCGGCGACGGGCGAGGACGCGGTCGATGCCGGTCGCGCTCGCCTCGTATCTCCGTGGCAGCACAGTGGCGCCGAGAACCTGGTCGCGGCCGTCACTCCTGCGGGGTTGCGGGGCCTCACGGTCCCACCACCCTTCCGACCGAATGTGCGGGGCCCACTTCAACTGTCCCTACCTGCCGGTAACTTATGGGGTCTGTCGTGGGGTACGCAAGAGGGGTGGCGGCATGGGTGGGATCCGTTCCGTGGATCGTTCGGCTCTGGCGGAGTCGCATGCGTACGGAAAGGGCTCGGCGGCGAGGGTGATTGCGGGCCTTGTCTCCTGCGACGCAGGGCGCTTCAGAA harbors:
- a CDS encoding S41 family peptidase, which gives rise to MTTLPKLQPASVIDETARLLTEHYVFPEIAEQLAGLLKRRLTEGAYDVGDAGELAPLVTADLQSLNGDRHLRLKHHADPVPPKQGAATLDAMRRDFDASLGGAPRVELLEGGVAVVELAPMLFPLEWAAEPLSAALTVASRAQALIVDLRGNRGGDPDTVAFVCSYLLDERTHLNSMYWRAGERSEQSWSLPYVPGARFGGSKPLYVLSGTSTFSAAEELAYDLQQLGRAVVVGERTRGGAHPCQGWTVHPHLEATVPVGRAINPVSGTNWEGTGVQPDVPCAADDSLDHAHAMALARLAG
- a CDS encoding DUF1684 domain-containing protein; protein product: MTVQDIDRVSFVQEWEQWHRAHEAVLAAPHGFLAITSLHWLSSEPTRFDDAPGVWSTSADGVVVDLAEGEELTVDGTAVRGRYEFGVLAERTGVNAGFGDAVIEVAKRGGHDILRPRHPGNALRTAFTRTPVYAPDPRWLVTGHFVPFDEPRQVTVGAAVEGLEHVYDSPGRIEFALGGAVHRLTAFNGRDPGSLSVLFTDRTSGVTTYAANRSLQVAAPDGEGRVGLDFNRAANLPCAYTDLATCPLPPAENRLPVAVEAGERIPLERGGQP
- a CDS encoding LLM class flavin-dependent oxidoreductase, whose product is MSDHAAGRPGLHLALEVDGDGTHPAAWRHSGRPPGAILAPRALRDVVAAAQEAGFALATFDDSPLPPATGPGAAGRVEAGTRAAYVSQLTDRIGLAPTLHVTTTEPFHLATQLASLDHASRGRAAWLVGAAAGADDLATVGGEALPAAAQLRETADVVDTARALWDSWEDDAVIKDVATGRFLDADRVHHIDFEGASFTVKGPLITPRPPQGQIVVLVPDALDADARADVVLVGRPDAAALAARAAEARAAGAPLVFAEVEVVLDADTPATDRLAALNEAADWPESGRLRHVGSAEALVQLLRELAESVDGVRLHPAVLAVDLPVLTEHVLPALAAAGLHRAPRPGNTLRETLGLPRPANRFAAAAAASS
- a CDS encoding NtaA/DmoA family FMN-dependent monooxygenase (This protein belongs to a clade of FMN-dependent monooxygenases, within a broader family of flavin-dependent oxidoreductases, the luciferase-like monooxygenase (LMM) family, some of whose members use coenzyme F420 rather than FMN.); translation: MNERNPEAHVHLGVFFTGVGPQLIWSDPDAPSHTAIETFVEIAQTLERGLFDAFFLGEGLRVRENRGRVFDLDVAGRPDAITQLSALAAVTERIGLVATQNTTYNYPADLARRLASLDLLSEGRAGWNIVTTDNAWTGANFRHGGWLEHERRYERAGQFVDAAKELWASWAPDAVAADGRAAGWAGPGAISPVERDSDLVRFRATATVPGSRQGRPVLFQAGDSDGGRELAARHADVVFSANTEYGKAVAYAADLRDRLARHGRSPESLRILPGASLVLGDTRADAEEKARWVRDEQVNGPRAVAYLEQYWGTDLSAYDPDGPLPGIEPVEGELDPSRGTIAIELRSGKLALIRKWREMAAERGLSIVELVREVSPGHPTFVGTPSTIADEWAHYVRTRAVDGFNLLPHLLPASITDIVDKLVPELQERGVYRTAYRGTTLRDHLDLPPLPAAGTV
- a CDS encoding DHA2 family efflux MFS transporter permease subunit, producing the protein MAGVIVLGGIMSILDITVVSVGLQTFQKEFHATSAQVAWTMTGYTLALASVIPLTGWAADRFGTKRLYLLAIVLFAAGSALCAAATSLEMLVTFRVLQGLGGGMLMPLGMTILTRAAGPERVGRVMAVLGIPMLLGPIFGPILGGWLIDAASWHWIFLINVPIGAIALAYAAIVLPKDRVQPSETFDWLGMVMLSPGLATFLYGVSSIPETGTVWAAKVLVPAGIGLVLIIAFVPWALHRRNLHPLVDLRLFLNRDMSISVIAMSLFAVAFFGASLLFPLYFQQVRGESALDSGLLLAPQGVGAMITMPIAGMLADRIGPGKIVLTGIAVITVGMGMFTQLASDTSYAYIITALFVMGLGMGASMMPIMASALATLTDHNVARGSTLMNIVQQVAASIGTALFSVLLTNGLKDVDATTPSGIQAQMGDAFASVFLVATVLIAFCLAPAAFLPRRKVKNADPTVLVGH
- a CDS encoding enoyl-CoA hydratase-related protein, whose translation is MPSLDRQDNVFVLDLGDGENRFHPDWLTAVAAALDEVEKAEGPRALVTAATGKFYSNGLDLDWLFAHADQHQEYVASVHELFARMLSLPVVTVAALQGHTFAAGAMFSLSHDFRVMRADRGYWCLPEADINIPFTPGMSALIQSRLAPQTAHKAMLTAHRYGGADAAAAGIVDQALTEEAVRSTAIEIAQAQVNKAGDTLGTIKARMYAPVLATLRDTTDPLG